The Fusobacterium varium genome contains a region encoding:
- the trbC gene encoding conjugal transfer protein TrbC, translating to MEKLKQKSKGMRKHLILLALMTISLSAMATTADAPWLSVFDKLMNILVGPTARIIAILAVALVGLKMIFGQMEEGGKQGMKAAMGIALMFFASTWVPSFFGYSGSVLIG from the coding sequence ATGGAAAAACTGAAACAAAAATCTAAAGGAATGAGAAAGCATTTAATACTTTTAGCACTAATGACAATTAGTCTAAGTGCTATGGCAACCACTGCTGACGCACCTTGGCTTAGTGTTTTTGATAAGCTAATGAATATTTTAGTTGGTCCAACAGCAAGAATAATAGCTATCCTTGCAGTTGCTTTAGTAGGACTAAAAATGATTTTCGGTCAAATGGAAGAAGGAGGAAAACAAGGTATGAAAGCAGCAATGGGTATAGCTCTCATGTTTTTTGCTAGTACATGGGTTCCGAGTTTCTTTGGATATAGTGGTTCTGTATTAATTGGGTAA
- the trbF gene encoding conjugal transfer protein TrbF, producing MAGFMNFKPKKGLKGQKMRSLNPLDPGTNLYLQMANQCKKWQLAFIATFILLVLSGIAYFNLSKEVRIKPYVVEVNKEAGEIKTIGVIDNIKYTVDDNLIFSMLSDHVTNTRTISLDIVFCYKTIKRQYNFVDKVTGLKLNELVAREEIDKKIQQQQSRDVKITSLLKVSENNYQVRWLERSYTKGSLEAVEKMAGIFTVKILAPATEEAKIINPLGITITDFNFAPEIMGQGEK from the coding sequence ATGGCAGGTTTTATGAATTTCAAACCTAAGAAGGGGTTGAAAGGTCAGAAAATGAGAAGTTTAAATCCTCTTGATCCTGGTACTAATCTTTATCTACAGATGGCAAATCAATGTAAAAAGTGGCAATTAGCTTTTATTGCCACTTTCATACTACTTGTTTTATCAGGGATAGCCTATTTTAATCTATCCAAAGAAGTAAGAATAAAACCGTATGTTGTAGAGGTTAATAAGGAAGCAGGAGAGATAAAGACAATAGGGGTCATAGATAACATTAAATATACAGTTGATGATAACCTAATTTTTTCTATGCTATCAGATCATGTAACAAATACAAGAACAATTTCTTTAGATATAGTTTTTTGCTACAAGACTATCAAAAGACAGTATAACTTTGTAGACAAGGTAACAGGTTTAAAACTAAATGAACTTGTAGCAAGAGAGGAAATAGACAAGAAAATTCAACAACAACAAAGTAGAGATGTAAAAATTACTTCTCTTTTAAAAGTAAGCGAGAATAACTATCAAGTAAGATGGCTTGAAAGAAGTTATACAAAAGGAAGTTTAGAAGCAGTAGAGAAAATGGCTGGAATATTTACTGTGAAAATATTAGCACCAGCTACAGAGGAAGCAAAAATTATAAATCCTTTAGGAATAACAATAACAGATTTTAATTTTGCTCCTGAAATAATGGGACAAGGAGAGAAATAA